AGGAATAACTTGCGCCATCGCACGTTCGCCTAGAGCACCATGACCGATTTCACGACGGCCAGGTGATCCTGCGCGCCCTGTTGAACCAACAGAGAATTGCGGGAAATTATAATGATGAATGAAACGTTTGCTGTCTTCTACACCTAATCCATCAATGATTTGATGTTCGCCAAGTGGTGCCAATGTCACAACGGACAAGGCTTGCGTTTGTCCACGAGTGAATAAGCCTGAACCATGAACACGTGGTAAAATACCGACTTCTGAAGCCAGTGGACGAATTTCGTCTAATTTACGGCCGTCAGGACGGATTTTATCGATCGTGATCAATTCACGTACAACATCTTTTTCTAGATCTTCTGCAATTTGCTTCACTTCTTTAGCTACTTGCGCTTCTTCTTCATGACCAGCAAATTTTTCAGCATAGGCTTCTTTTAATTGATCTTTGATCGCATCGATATTGACTTCACGAGCAAGTTTTTCTTCTGTCATTACGGCTTCTTTCATTGCACCATAATACGCATCGAAGATTTCTTTTTTCAGGTCAGGATCTACTTGCAAAAGTTTGATTTCCATTTTTTCTTTGCCGACAGCAGCAACGATTTCTTCTTGGAAAGCCACTAATTCTTTGATTGCTTCAAAACCAAACAGTAAGGCTCCTAGCATATCTTCTTCTGATACTTCTTTTGCGCCGCTCTCAACCATGTTGATTGCTTTTTTCGTACCTGCTACTGTTAATTCGATATCTGTTTTTTCAGCCTGTTCAACAGTTGGATTTAACACATATTCGCCGTCCACACGACCAACATCAACACCTGCGATCGGTCCGTCAAATGGAATATCTGAAATCGCCAAGGCTAATGATGAGCCAAACATCGCTGCCATTTCAGGTGTACAATCTTGTTCTACACTCATGACAGTATTTGTGATCTGTACTTCATTACGGAAACCTTCCGCAAACATTGGACGAATCGGACGGTCGATCAAACGAGCAGTTAACGTTGCACGTTCACTTGGACGTCCTTCACGTTTGATAAATCCTCCTGGGATTTTACCTACTGCGTACATTTTTTCTTCGTAGTTGACTGTTAGTGGGAAAAAGTCAAAATCTCTTGCATCTTTTGAGGCAACTGCGGCAGTTAAAACAACTGTCTCACCATAACGAACTAAAACAGCTCCGTTTGCCTGTTTAGCTAATTGACCGATTTCAACTTGTAGTGGTCGTCCGCCCCATGTTGTTTTGAATACTTGTTTTTCTGACATGTATCGATTCTCCTTTGCCCTTTGGAAAAGTCAGACAGCTACTAAACAAATGAAAAGATTCAAAAAATTGAGTCCTTTTATTTGGTTAGTAGATTTATGTAACCTTTCCAAAGATTCGATTATTTTAGTATTTTCAAGGATACTGAACCTTTATTAAATAGACTAAAAAGCCAAAAATGGCGAGTCAGAAGCAGCTCCGACGGAAATAAACGGAAATTCACAAAAATTTATAAAATTTTCGTGAATTCCTTCTTTATTTCATCAGAGCAAAGCGCTTCTGGCTCAGCCTCTCAATGATTAACGACGTAATCCTAAGCGTTCGATCAATACGCGGTAACGTTGGATATCAGTCTTACGTAGATAAGCTAATAAGTTACGACGGTGACCAATTTTTTTCATTAGTCCACGGTAAGAATGGTGATCTTTTTTGTGAACGCGAGCGTGTTCATTCAAGTGATTGATATCAGCAGTCAATACAGCAATCTGTACTTCTGGTGAACCAGTATCTCCTTCATGACGAGCATACTCTTTGATGATTTCGTTTTTCTTTTCTTTTGACATTGCCATGTTTTTCACCTCTTCTTTAATAGTCATCTCCCTACTGAGTAATGCGTTGGTGATTCGCACAACCAAGTAAAAGACGGTATGTTTTCATACAGTGATACTTTACAGGAAATAAGGTAAAAATGCAAGACTAAGCTTGAGATCAATCGTGTTTTTTTCAGCAATTTATCCCATTTTTCAACGTTTTATGATAAACTAGATGAGCAAATAAAATAGATGAAGCTAATCAAACAGCAAGACAAAACCGAAATCGTGTGTCTTCGCTTTTAGACTTTTAAATAATCGAAGGAGGAATTATCCCATGATCACCATGGAGGATATTATCCGTGAAGGAAACCCCACGCTTAGAGAAGTGGCAAAAGAAGTAGCCGTGCCGCTATCTGATGAAGATATCAAGCTAGGCGAAGAAATGATAGAATTTCTGAAAAACAGCCAAGACCCAGTCAAAGCAGAGGAACTAGCTTTACGCGGTGGCGTTGGTCTAGCTGCACCTCAGCTAGATATTTCAAAACGTATCATCGCAGTCCATGTACCAAGTAACGATTTAGAAAATCCTGAACCAACATTGAGTGCCGTAATGTATAATCCTAAAATTTTGAGCCATTCTGTTCAAGACGCTTGCTTAGGCGAAGGTGAAGGCTGCTTATCGGTAGACCGCGAAGTCCCAGGCTATGTGGTACGTCATAACAAGATCACCCTTTCTTATACTGACATTACAGGTGAAAAGCAAAAAATCCGCTTGAAAAATTACGAAGCGATCGTCGTTCAGCATGAGATCGATCATTTAAATGGTGTGATGTTTTATGATCATATCAACCAGCAAAACCCATTTGCTTTGAAAGATGGCGTGCTGGTGATTGAGTAAGTGCTTGACAAATATACAACTTTAGAGAATAATTCCTTAACGAAAAAACCAACGATCAGTTAAATTGATTGATCGTTGGTTTTTTTGTATAAATTTTTTTCTATTTTATCCATCTTACTAAATTACCTTATAAGACTTTTCGTTATTTATCTTTCTTTAATACTATATAGTAAAGTAAAGTATACCCAATTACAAATCCTATTACACCTGATAGTTCGTAGTTTAGAAAATAAGATAATGAAAGGTTGTTATCTCTTATTAAAACAATTAGCCTAACCAAAATGTAGACTGTTATAACAACCAAATAGTTTTTTCTATCTTGTTTATGCATCTAAATTATTCCCTCCTCTTGAAAAAACTATTTTTTTCTGAATTTATGAACTGAATCATAGTTGCTGACTTGCAATCAGAATACGTTTTTGCATGTTCTTCTTCTCAAAATGATACAACGAATCTAAAAATTTCTAGACTCAATGGTTAGCTACTCATGAGTAATGGAGTAATAAAGATCATAAAATTGAAAAAAGAATGAGCTAAAATGCTGTACCAAATATTTTTTCCAACTATATAAAATATACTTAAAATGATTCCCAATACTAAAAATGGAATTAAAAATATAAGATTATAATTTGCAGCTGCTGCATGATTGAATGCAAATAGTACACTAGATATTGAAGCCATAACTATTTTTAAATAGCTATGATCAGAATTAATAAAACAATATCGATAAGCAATTTCTTCTATGAACGGTCCTAAAAAAATACTTTCAACAAAAAATAATATTTTCCAATCATACCTAGCAAAAACGACTTTTGTATTTAACATAGTAGCTATTATTATGTACGTAAACAGCATTACCACAAACGTAATTATTACAGTGTAAACAGCTCTTCTCAACTTTACTATTTTTAAACTTCCAATCAACTCTTTTTTAAAGAATAAAATCGCTAGCAAAATAAGAATTATTTTTTGAATGAATAGATAAGTTGGATCAAAATAATTCCAGCTAGTTCCTATAGCTGGAATTATTTGTGTTACTAAAAAATAAATGGAAAGATATATAATTTTAAGCATTAATCAGTTCACTCTTTTCATTGATTAAGTTATGCTGGCACATAATCTGTGTATGATGTATTGGAAGTTACCGTTTTGGTATCAACATATTTATTATCTACTTTTCTATAACGTTTATAAGTAACTGTGATTTTCGCTTCTTGTCTGTACTTTTTGAATTTACCACTCTCAGAATAAGTATGACCCAATTTTATTTTTACTGGTCCCGCTTGAGTAGTTACCTCAATAGTCGACTTTCTAGATGTAGTATAGTTCCCCAAGAACGTTCTTTTGCCTTTTTTTATAGTATAACTTTGCGTTTTTGCCCATGTACGCGATTGAATCTGAGAAGTATCCTCAATTATATAATAATATTCGTCATTATCATTGATTACTTCACTTGCTTCAGAAGTTACTCCTAATGTTACGCTACCAAATAATAAACCACTAAACAAGACACTTACCAAAATTTTTTTCATAAATAAAACCTTCTTTCTTTTTGATATGGCATTATCATTGCACGAGAAAGCTATTTTTAGTAAGCACCTATTAGTTTACAGCATGACAACACTCAGTTGCTTTATCAGTTGCAACCAATCGTTGTCATAATATAATCCAACAATCGGTATCTTTTTCATTCAAAATGTCGTATGATTAAGTATGAAAATTTAAAGGGGGAAGTCTATTGGTTTTAGCTGATCGATTACGTGCACATAGAGAAAATAAAGGGCTTTCACAAGCGGCTGTGGCAACTAAATTGAATATTTCTCGTCAATCAGTTTCCAAATGGGAGACTGGAAAAGGTTATCCGGACATTGATAATCTAGTGTTACTTAGCAAAATTTATGAAGTTTCAATTGACGAACTCGTCCAAGAAAATAAAGTATTGAAGAAAAAAATTGAAGAGAATAACCAAACGATAGACGAGCATCGAAAAAAGTTAGACTGGATTCATCACCCAGGGCTTGAGGAAAAGGATGAAGGGTTGCTACTACTGATTGTCGTCATTGGTTTGTCCATAGCTGCCCCATTAGGTTTATTTATTGCCCCAATCATTATGAAACGGAATAAAAAAAGCAACACATTTTACATGTTAATTAACATTGTAAGCGTGTGCTGCATTCTAATTAATTTGTATTTTATGTTCATTATGGTTGGCGACTATCTTTTATGGGATCAAAAAATTGAAGTAAACTATACACCTGATCCTTAAGTTAAAACTGAAACATTTAATCTAGAACCATTTATTTTTGCTCGAAGATTGATTGTTACTGTAGAGGTACCCACTTTTCGCTTTAAATAGTACGTTGCTTGCTTTGAATTGTCGATTCGCAAGGATTTACCAGTAAATGAACCGGATATAGCAACCGCTTTTGCATTTTTTGCAGTAGTAATTGAATTGTTTTTTATAGTTATCTGATAACTAGCTCTCCAAGAACCTTTTCTTTCAGTAGAAACAGTGTACGTACCGTTTCCTAATGCCCTAGAAAGAGCTGGTTCTTTTTCTATTGTGATAATCAATTCTTCTCCTTCTTCTGTAATAATGCTCGAAATTTGTTTTTCTGTAGTACGTAATGGATAAGTAACAGATGTTGGAGTTTCTTCTGCGTAACTAACAGCTCCCTTACTAACCAGACTTAAAAATACTACAGTCCCAAAAATAAATATCTTTTTCATAACGATCACTCCTTTTTTATAATTAACCGTACAAAAAAGGAAATTGGAAAGAAAGCACCGTTCGGTTTGCAGCGTGTCAACTTATAGTTGCGCATCAATAATGACAAAGATATCAAGGCGATCCTTGCTTAATTTAGGACCAAGTAACAGGAGACTTATAATACCAATTCATTCGGATTAGCACATAAAAAAACTGTAAACAAAGTCCTTTTAAGAACATCATTTACAGTTTCATCTACCTGCTATATAAATAACTTTTCCCTAAATCGCCTTTAACTCTTTCAACGCTTTCCAAATCCCATCATTATCGTTGGTATCTGTCACAAACTTCGCTTCTTTTTGGATATGCGGCAGTGCATTGCCCATCGCTACACCGATTCCTGCTTCTCTTAGCATTTCTCGGTCGTTTTCGCCATCACCAAACGTAATGATATTTTCCCGCTCGATTCCGACACGATCTGCTAAGTTCAATAAAGTAGCAGCTTTTGATCCACTTTTTGGCACGATATCTACACTTTGAGGATGCCAGCGAACAAAGCGGAATTTAGAAAACTCACTATCAAACACACCATTATATGATTCATCATAAAATGCTAAGCCTTGATAGACATCATTTTCCTTATGAAAATCCCCATCATATTCTGGAGCTGCAAAATCAATCGAGCCCATTGCTTCCGCCATTTGTAACTGGCGGTGGTGATTGTTTTTTTTCACGTCGTCTAAGCCGACATACGCCAAACCGATCTCTCTTTTTTCCAGTTCAGATGAAAAGCGCTGCAACTCTTTTTCATCCAATAAATTTTGATAATACTGCTCATGATCTAAAAATGCGGCAGCACCATTACAAAGAACATAGTTTGAAAAATCTAAGTCTAAAATAATATCCTGCGCCATAAAACGGCTGCGGCCTGTAGCAACAGTCACCAGATGACCTTGCTGTCTAAGTAGTGCTAATGCTTCTCTTGTACTCTCCAGTGGTTGCTTGTCGCTTCCTAGTAATGTTCCATCAATATCAAATGCAAAAAGTTTTCTTTTCATGGCGTATTAATTCCGCTCGCTTTCTATGATTTTGGCAAATACTTGCTGCCTTCTCTGACTGCTAATGGACTTAGTTCCATCGTTGCAATCAGTTCTTGGACCCATTGAGGGTCTATTTTACTATGCTGGCGTAACGACCAGCCGATCGCTTTTTGAATAAAGAACTCATCTGTAGTTTTATCATAAATAATGGCTTTTTTCAACAGCTCAGTGTCTGTTTGCTCTTTGTATAATAGTTGTAAATTGATTGCTACACGCCGATGTCAAAAGCTTTCTTCACCATAAAAAGCAGCAAATAATCGCGGCATTTCCTCGAAGTGGCTAGCTCCCCACAACGCAAAAAATTTTCGCCAAGCATCCCCACTATCCCACCAGGCTTTTTCAATGACTAGTGGTTTGAACTGTAATACTTCTTCAAGGGACATTCGCTTCACATTTACCGTTGCTAGATCGATCGCAACATACTGATATTCTCGTTCTGATTTTGCATAATAAAAATGTACTAGCTCAAATAGTTCTACGAATGACAGCTTTTTACTCGCTTTTAAAAGTTCTTTTTCCATTGCCAAGCGTGTTGGTGCAGGGACACCAGCAAAGGCAAATAAGTTTTTCATGTAAGCAGCCATTTGCTGCGACTTCTCTTCATTTTTAATAAAGACAACTTCATTCATCTTTCTACTCCCTCTTTCGTCCATTCACGCATAACAGCAAAAAAGAGTGGGGAAAAATCCCGCACTCTGCTTTTTAATCTAAATAAGTTGTATCTGCATTGTTCAGCCATGCATAGCCTAATCCCATCACTAAACCGCCCCCGATAAAGTTACCGATCAAGGCAAAGAAGAGATTGTGCGCAACACTGCCCACAGTCATTGCTGCTAACGTTCCGTGAGAAGCGAAGTAAGCTAAGCTAAATGCCGGGAAGTTTGCGATAACGTGTTCGTAGCCTAAGAAAGCGAAAATGAAGATGATGAAAATGATCGCAGCGACTTTCCCCGCGTCATCCTTCATACGCATACTTACTAGAACCGCTGTATTTACAACGATATTGGCAAAAATCGCCTCAACCAAAATCTGTGTAGTTGTCTTATTCAACTTACCAGCGATCGATGTAA
This sequence is a window from Enterococcus wangshanyuanii. Protein-coding genes within it:
- a CDS encoding CPBP family intramembrane glutamic endopeptidase produces the protein MLKIIYLSIYFLVTQIIPAIGTSWNYFDPTYLFIQKIILILLAILFFKKELIGSLKIVKLRRAVYTVIITFVVMLFTYIIIATMLNTKVVFARYDWKILFFVESIFLGPFIEEIAYRYCFINSDHSYLKIVMASISSVLFAFNHAAAANYNLIFLIPFLVLGIILSIFYIVGKNIWYSILAHSFFNFMIFITPLLMSS
- a CDS encoding DUF5626 family protein; its protein translation is MKKIFIFGTVVFLSLVSKGAVSYAEETPTSVTYPLRTTEKQISSIITEEGEELIITIEKEPALSRALGNGTYTVSTERKGSWRASYQITIKNNSITTAKNAKAVAISGSFTGKSLRIDNSKQATYYLKRKVGTSTVTINLRAKINGSRLNVSVLT
- the pnp gene encoding polyribonucleotide nucleotidyltransferase, with product MSEKQVFKTTWGGRPLQVEIGQLAKQANGAVLVRYGETVVLTAAVASKDARDFDFFPLTVNYEEKMYAVGKIPGGFIKREGRPSERATLTARLIDRPIRPMFAEGFRNEVQITNTVMSVEQDCTPEMAAMFGSSLALAISDIPFDGPIAGVDVGRVDGEYVLNPTVEQAEKTDIELTVAGTKKAINMVESGAKEVSEEDMLGALLFGFEAIKELVAFQEEIVAAVGKEKMEIKLLQVDPDLKKEIFDAYYGAMKEAVMTEEKLAREVNIDAIKDQLKEAYAEKFAGHEEEAQVAKEVKQIAEDLEKDVVRELITIDKIRPDGRKLDEIRPLASEVGILPRVHGSGLFTRGQTQALSVVTLAPLGEHQIIDGLGVEDSKRFIHHYNFPQFSVGSTGRAGSPGRREIGHGALGERAMAQVIPDEADFPYMIRVVSEVLESNGSSSQASICAGILALMDAGVPIKAPVAGIAMGLVSDGENYTILTDIQGLEDHLGDMDFKVAGTEKGITALQMDIKIQGITEQILTEALTQAKKARMEILAELTSTLAAPRPELSKYAPKIEMIQIAPAKIKDVIGKGGETINGIIDETGVKIDIDQEGNVSIASADADMIKKAIKIIEELTKEVEVGQVYLGKVVRVEKFGAFVNLIKGKDGLIHISQLANERVNNVEDVVKLGDEVLVKVTEIDKQGRVNVSRKALLNEEKKEK
- a CDS encoding LMxysn_1693 family intestinal colonization protein; translation: MKKILVSVLFSGLLFGSVTLGVTSEASEVINDNDEYYYIIEDTSQIQSRTWAKTQSYTIKKGKRTFLGNYTTSRKSTIEVTTQAGPVKIKLGHTYSESGKFKKYRQEAKITVTYKRYRKVDNKYVDTKTVTSNTSYTDYVPA
- a CDS encoding Cof-type HAD-IIB family hydrolase — encoded protein: MKRKLFAFDIDGTLLGSDKQPLESTREALALLRQQGHLVTVATGRSRFMAQDIILDLDFSNYVLCNGAAAFLDHEQYYQNLLDEKELQRFSSELEKREIGLAYVGLDDVKKNNHHRQLQMAEAMGSIDFAAPEYDGDFHKENDVYQGLAFYDESYNGVFDSEFSKFRFVRWHPQSVDIVPKSGSKAATLLNLADRVGIERENIITFGDGENDREMLREAGIGVAMGNALPHIQKEAKFVTDTNDNDGIWKALKELKAI
- a CDS encoding helix-turn-helix domain-containing protein; this encodes MVLADRLRAHRENKGLSQAAVATKLNISRQSVSKWETGKGYPDIDNLVLLSKIYEVSIDELVQENKVLKKKIEENNQTIDEHRKKLDWIHHPGLEEKDEGLLLLIVVIGLSIAAPLGLFIAPIIMKRNKKSNTFYMLINIVSVCCILINLYFMFIMVGDYLLWDQKIEVNYTPDP
- the def gene encoding peptide deformylase, producing the protein MITMEDIIREGNPTLREVAKEVAVPLSDEDIKLGEEMIEFLKNSQDPVKAEELALRGGVGLAAPQLDISKRIIAVHVPSNDLENPEPTLSAVMYNPKILSHSVQDACLGEGEGCLSVDREVPGYVVRHNKITLSYTDITGEKQKIRLKNYEAIVVQHEIDHLNGVMFYDHINQQNPFALKDGVLVIE
- the rpsO gene encoding 30S ribosomal protein S15 — encoded protein: MAMSKEKKNEIIKEYARHEGDTGSPEVQIAVLTADINHLNEHARVHKKDHHSYRGLMKKIGHRRNLLAYLRKTDIQRYRVLIERLGLRR